In Miscanthus floridulus cultivar M001 chromosome 5, ASM1932011v1, whole genome shotgun sequence, one genomic interval encodes:
- the LOC136452352 gene encoding uncharacterized protein isoform X2, with protein sequence MQALFSASPSTAPASTTLQVLCQNAAEHSHESSSDSELVKHIKSIIKFRSGPISIAEYMEEVLTNPQSGFYINRDVFGESGDFITSPEVSQMFGEMIGVWAMCLWEQMGKPAKVDLIELGPGRGTLLADLLRGSAKFVNFTKALSINLVECSPTLQKLQYNTLKCEDEHVDDGKRTVSKLCGAPVCWHASLEQVPSGSPTIIIAHEFYDALPIHQFQKASRGWCEKMVDLAEDSSRFRFVLSPHPTPSLIYLAKRCGWASSEELEKIEHIEVCPKAMELTEQIADRISSDGGGALIIDYGKNGIVSDSLQAIRKHKFVDILDDPGSADLSAYVDFASIKHSAEEASDDISVHGPMTQSQFLGSLGINFRVEALLQNCTEEQAESLRTGYWRLVGDGEAPFWEGPEDQTPFGMGTRYLAMAIVNKKQGTPIPFE encoded by the exons ATGCAGGCGCTCTTCTCAGCATCTCCGTCGACCGCTCCGGCCTCTACAACCCTCCAG GTGTTGTGTCAAAATGCGGCAGAGCACTCGCACGAGTCGTCGTCGGACTCCGAGCTCGTCAAGCACATCAAGAGCATCATAAAG TTTCGGAGTGGGCCAATCAGCATAGCCGAATACATGGAGGAGGTGCTGACGAACCCACAGTCAGGATTCTATATCAACCGTGATGTGTTTGGGGAATCAGGGGATTTCATCACCTCGCCGGAGGTCAGCCAGATGTTTGGAGAG ATGATTGGTGTATGGGCAATGTGCCTCTGGGAGCAAATGGGAAAGCCAGCGAAGGTGGATCTGATCGAGCTTGGCCCAGGACGAGGAACACTCTTGGCTGATTTACTTAGG GGCTCAGCAAAGTTTGTTAACTTCACCAAGGCACTCAGCATTAACTTAGTCGAGTGCAGCCCCACATTGCAGAAACTCCAGTATAATACTCTGAAATGTGAAGATGAACATGTTGATGATGGCAAGAGAACAGTTAGCAAGCTTTGTGGAGCCCCCGTTTGTTGGCATGCCTCCCTCGAACAGGTTCCCTCAGGAT CACCAACCATAATCATTGCACATGAATTCTATGATGCCTTACCGATCCATCAGTTTCAG aaagcatcACGTGGCTGGTGCGAAAAGATGGTGGATCTTGCAGAAGATTCCTC CAGGTTTCGGTTTGTTCTATCTCCCCATCCCACACCCTCTTTAATTTACCTCGCCAAGCGTTGTGGTTGGGCTAGCTCTGAGGAGCTTGAGAAGATTGAGCATATTGAAGTCTGCCCCAAAGCGATGGAGCTTACTGAACAAATTGCAGATAGAATTAGTTCGGATGGCGGAGGTGCTCTTATTATTGACTATGGAAAAAACGGAATAGTATCTGATAGTCTCCAG GCAATCCGTAAACACAAGTTTGTCGACATATTAGATGATCCTGGCTCTGCTGATTTGAGTGCCTATGTTGATTTTGCTTCAATCAAGCACTCTGCTGAGGAAGCTTCAG ATGACATCTCAGTCCATGGGCCAATGACTCAATCCCAGTTCTTGGGTTCTCTTGGCATCAACTTCAGGGTAGAAGCTCTCCTGCAGAATTGCACCGAGGAGCAGGCCGAATCATTGCGAACGGGCTACTGGCGACTAGTTGGAGACGGGGAAGCCCCATTCTGGGAAGGCCCTGAGGACCAGACACCATTTGGAATGGGCACCAGGTACTTGGCCATGGCCATTGTCAACAAAAAGCAGGGCACGCCCATTCCATTTGAGTGA
- the LOC136450079 gene encoding protein PIGMENT DEFECTIVE 338, chloroplastic-like isoform X1, with protein MPTPAPPLPPLSKPQPILHVAKALVPSPRLAQPQARGRGRAQPVMCASSKRLDDALSAGFVRLLNAGHVQDSESASGTDGRYDPKPGDFAVGVVVSGTEARLDVAVGADRLATLLAKELLPLDRDSADPPTRQALPGPGSIGVVAGPTVDDDKEARRQKRGSRTLVAPGTVVFAEVLGRTLSGRPLLSARRLFRRLAWHRARQILQLDEPIEVKIYEWNTGGLLTRIEGVRAFLPKFELVDRISSFTDLKNKIGCSIRVCIARLDEETNDLIISEKKAWEMTYLKEGTLLQGTVRKIFPYGAQVRIAGTNRSGLLHISNISRGNVLSVSDVLKIDDEVKVVVIKSNVPDKIALSIAELESAPGLFLSDREKVFSEAEEMAKRYREQLPVLSQNPTLDDGLPGEMLPFDDEAKLYANWQWFKFLHLN; from the exons ATGccgacgccggcgccgccgctcCCTCCCCTCTCGAAGCCGCAACCCATCCTCCACGTCGCCAAAGCCCTGGTCCCATCCCCTCGGCTGGCGCAGCCCCAGGCCCGAGGGCGAGGCCGAGCCCAGCCGGTCATGTGCGCCAGCTCCAAGCGCCTCGACGACGCGCTCTCCGCCGGTTTCGTCCGCCTACTCAACGCCGGCCACGTCCAGGATTCTGAATCTGCTAGCGGAACCGACGGGCGCTACGACCCCAAGCCGGGCGACTTCGCCGTCGGGGTCGTGGTCTCCGGCACCGAGGCGCGCCTCGACGTCGCGGTCGGCGCCGACCGTCTCGCCACGCTGCTCGCCAAGGAGCTTCTCCCGCTCGACCGCGACAGTGCTGATCCGCCGACGCGACAAGCTCTGCCTGGGCCGGGGAGCATCGGCGTCGTGGCGGGTCCCAccgtggacgacgacaaggaggCCCGGAGGCAGAAGCGCGGGAGCAGGACGCTGGTGGCGCCCGGGACCGTAGTATTCGCTGAGGTGCTTGGACGGACGCTTAGCGGGCGGCCACTACTGTCGGCGCGGCGGCTCTTCCGGCGCCTCGCGTGGCACCGCGCCAGGCAG ATTCTGCAACTCGACGAGCCAATTGAGGTGAAAATTTACGAGTGGAACACTGGGGGGCTACTCACAAGAATTGAG GGTGTGAGAGCATTCCTTCCTAAATTTGAGCTCGTCGACAGGATAAGTTCATTTACAGACTTGAAAAACAAA ATCGGTTGCAGCATTCGTGTGTGCATTGCAAGGCTCGATGAAGAAACTAACGACCTGATAATTAGTGAGAAGAAAGCATGG GAAATGACTTATCTTAAAGAAGGAACCCTCCTACAAGGGACTGTTCGCAAGATTTTTCCATATGGTGCACAAGTTAGGATTGCTGGGACAAACAGAAG TGGCTTACTTCACATATCGAATATTAGTCGAGGCAATGTTTTGTCAGTAAGTGACGTCCTGAAGATAGATGATGAGGTGAAAGTTGTCGTGATCAAGTCAAATGTCCCTGACAAAATTGCACTGAG CATAGCAGAACTCGAGAGTGCACCTGGTTTGTTTCTTTCCGACAGAGAG AAAGTGTTCTCAGAAGCTGAGGAAATGGCAAAGAGGTACAGGGAGCAGCTTCCAGTTCTCTCTCAGAACCCTACATTAGATGATGGCCTTCCAGGAGAAATGCTACCATTTGATGACGAAGCTAAACTGTATGCAAACTGGCAATGGTTCAAATTTCTGCATCTTAACTAA
- the LOC136452352 gene encoding uncharacterized protein isoform X1, translating into MLRGSAALLRRLAPRVLGGGCGNTTHRRLPPPIAPFLHARFLSAPTTSSSPPSSSSAAGQDEEAEDRELPKISNGDAGALLSISVDRSGLYNPPEHSHESSSDSELVKHIKSIIKFRSGPISIAEYMEEVLTNPQSGFYINRDVFGESGDFITSPEVSQMFGEMIGVWAMCLWEQMGKPAKVDLIELGPGRGTLLADLLRGSAKFVNFTKALSINLVECSPTLQKLQYNTLKCEDEHVDDGKRTVSKLCGAPVCWHASLEQVPSGSPTIIIAHEFYDALPIHQFQKASRGWCEKMVDLAEDSSFRFVLSPHPTPSLIYLAKRCGWASSEELEKIEHIEVCPKAMELTEQIADRISSDGGGALIIDYGKNGIVSDSLQAIRKHKFVDILDDPGSADLSAYVDFASIKHSAEEASDDISVHGPMTQSQFLGSLGINFRVEALLQNCTEEQAESLRTGYWRLVGDGEAPFWEGPEDQTPFGMGTRYLAMAIVNKKQGTPIPFE; encoded by the exons ATGCTTCGTGGCTCCGCcgccctcctccgccgcctcgccCCTCGCGTCTTGGGCGGTGGCTGCGGAAACACGACTCACCGGCGCCTCCCTCCTCCCATCGCCCCCTTCCTCCACGCCCGCTTCTTGTCTGCCCCGACCACCTCTTCCTCGCCGCCTTCTTCGTCTTCAGCTGCCGGCCAAGACGAGGAGGCGGAGGACAGAGAGCTCCCCAAGATTTCCAACGGTGATGCAGGCGCTCTTCTCAGCATCTCCGTCGACCGCTCCGGCCTCTACAACCCTCCAG AGCACTCGCACGAGTCGTCGTCGGACTCCGAGCTCGTCAAGCACATCAAGAGCATCATAAAG TTTCGGAGTGGGCCAATCAGCATAGCCGAATACATGGAGGAGGTGCTGACGAACCCACAGTCAGGATTCTATATCAACCGTGATGTGTTTGGGGAATCAGGGGATTTCATCACCTCGCCGGAGGTCAGCCAGATGTTTGGAGAG ATGATTGGTGTATGGGCAATGTGCCTCTGGGAGCAAATGGGAAAGCCAGCGAAGGTGGATCTGATCGAGCTTGGCCCAGGACGAGGAACACTCTTGGCTGATTTACTTAGG GGCTCAGCAAAGTTTGTTAACTTCACCAAGGCACTCAGCATTAACTTAGTCGAGTGCAGCCCCACATTGCAGAAACTCCAGTATAATACTCTGAAATGTGAAGATGAACATGTTGATGATGGCAAGAGAACAGTTAGCAAGCTTTGTGGAGCCCCCGTTTGTTGGCATGCCTCCCTCGAACAGGTTCCCTCAGGAT CACCAACCATAATCATTGCACATGAATTCTATGATGCCTTACCGATCCATCAGTTTCAG aaagcatcACGTGGCTGGTGCGAAAAGATGGTGGATCTTGCAGAAGATTCCTC GTTTCGGTTTGTTCTATCTCCCCATCCCACACCCTCTTTAATTTACCTCGCCAAGCGTTGTGGTTGGGCTAGCTCTGAGGAGCTTGAGAAGATTGAGCATATTGAAGTCTGCCCCAAAGCGATGGAGCTTACTGAACAAATTGCAGATAGAATTAGTTCGGATGGCGGAGGTGCTCTTATTATTGACTATGGAAAAAACGGAATAGTATCTGATAGTCTCCAG GCAATCCGTAAACACAAGTTTGTCGACATATTAGATGATCCTGGCTCTGCTGATTTGAGTGCCTATGTTGATTTTGCTTCAATCAAGCACTCTGCTGAGGAAGCTTCAG ATGACATCTCAGTCCATGGGCCAATGACTCAATCCCAGTTCTTGGGTTCTCTTGGCATCAACTTCAGGGTAGAAGCTCTCCTGCAGAATTGCACCGAGGAGCAGGCCGAATCATTGCGAACGGGCTACTGGCGACTAGTTGGAGACGGGGAAGCCCCATTCTGGGAAGGCCCTGAGGACCAGACACCATTTGGAATGGGCACCAGGTACTTGGCCATGGCCATTGTCAACAAAAAGCAGGGCACGCCCATTCCATTTGAGTGA
- the LOC136450078 gene encoding cytokinin riboside 5'-monophosphate phosphoribohydrolase LOG isoform X1 translates to MAMDAAVAEKSGGRAGATGVAAAAQAGMNGGERRSRFQRICVYCGSAKGRKASYQDAAVELGKELVERGIDLVYGGGSIGLMGLVSHAVHDGGRHVIGVIPKSLMPREVTGEPVGEVRAVSGMHERKAEMARFADAFIALPGGYGTLEELLEVITWAQLGIHKKPVGLLNVDGFYDPLLSFIDMAVNEGFIKEDARCIIISAPTAKELVLKLEFLTLTPCARVILAGVCSGVRGRFGVGGSDAGCCRCARVRPGAGARDRLLLIIRTSAGLPLTRF, encoded by the exons ATGGCAATGGACGCGGCTGTGGCCGAGAAGAGCGGCGGCAGAGCCGGAGCGACCGGGGTCGCGGCTGCCGCGCAGGCAGGGATGAACGGCGGCGAGAGGCGGTCCCGATTCCAGCGCATCTGCGTGTACTGCGGCAGCGCCAAGGGCCGGAAGGCCAGCTACCAggacgccgccgtcgagctcggcaAGGAGCTG GTGGAGAGGGGCATAGACCTGGTCTACGGGGGAGGTTCCATCGGCCTCATGGGGCTGGTCTCTCATGCAGTTCATGATGGAGGGCGCCATGTGATTGG GGTCATCCCAAAATCCTTGATGCCCAGAGAG GTAACTGGTGAGCCTGTTGGGGAAGTAAGGGCGGTCTCCGGCATGCATGAGAGGAAGGCTGAGATGGCTCGCTTTGCTGACGCCTTCATAGCATTGCCTG GCGGCTATGGAACTCTGGAAGAGCTGCTTGAGGTCATCACCTGGGCGCAACTAGGAATCCATAAGAAGCCG GTTGGGCTTCTGAACGTGGATGGGTTCTACGACCCGTTGCTATCCTTCATCGACATGGCTGTGAACGAAGGGTTCATCAAGGAGGACGCTCGGTGCATCATCATCTCAGCTCCTACGGCGAAGGAGCTTGTTCTGAAGCTTGAG TTTCTCACACTCACGCCTTGCGCACGTGTGATTCTCGCAGGAGTATGTTCCGGAGTACGAGGTCGGTTTGGTGTGGGAGGATCAGATGCCGGCTGCTGCCGCTGCGCACGGGTTCGCCCCGGAGCTGGAGCCCGGGATCGCCTCCTCCTGATCATCAGGACGTCGGCTGGCCTACCCCTAACCAGATTCTGA
- the LOC136450079 gene encoding protein PIGMENT DEFECTIVE 338, chloroplastic-like isoform X2, protein MPTPAPPLPPLSKPQPILHVAKALVPSPRLAQPQARGRGRAQPVMCASSKRLDDALSAGFVRLLNAGHVQDSESASGTDGRYDPKPGDFAVGVVVSGTEARLDVAVGADRLATLLAKELLPLDRDSADPPTRQALPGPGSIGVVAGPTVDDDKEARRQKRGSRTLVAPGTVVFAEVLGRTLSGRPLLSARRLFRRLAWHRARQILQLDEPIEVKIYEWNTGGLLTRIEGVRAFLPKFELVDRISSFTDLKNKIGCSIRVCIARLDEETNDLIISEKKAWEMTYLKEGTLLQGTVRKIFPYGAQVRIAGTNRSGLLHISNISRGNVLSVSDVLKIDDEVKVVVIKSNVPDKIALRKCSQKLRKWQRGTGSSFQFSLRTLH, encoded by the exons ATGccgacgccggcgccgccgctcCCTCCCCTCTCGAAGCCGCAACCCATCCTCCACGTCGCCAAAGCCCTGGTCCCATCCCCTCGGCTGGCGCAGCCCCAGGCCCGAGGGCGAGGCCGAGCCCAGCCGGTCATGTGCGCCAGCTCCAAGCGCCTCGACGACGCGCTCTCCGCCGGTTTCGTCCGCCTACTCAACGCCGGCCACGTCCAGGATTCTGAATCTGCTAGCGGAACCGACGGGCGCTACGACCCCAAGCCGGGCGACTTCGCCGTCGGGGTCGTGGTCTCCGGCACCGAGGCGCGCCTCGACGTCGCGGTCGGCGCCGACCGTCTCGCCACGCTGCTCGCCAAGGAGCTTCTCCCGCTCGACCGCGACAGTGCTGATCCGCCGACGCGACAAGCTCTGCCTGGGCCGGGGAGCATCGGCGTCGTGGCGGGTCCCAccgtggacgacgacaaggaggCCCGGAGGCAGAAGCGCGGGAGCAGGACGCTGGTGGCGCCCGGGACCGTAGTATTCGCTGAGGTGCTTGGACGGACGCTTAGCGGGCGGCCACTACTGTCGGCGCGGCGGCTCTTCCGGCGCCTCGCGTGGCACCGCGCCAGGCAG ATTCTGCAACTCGACGAGCCAATTGAGGTGAAAATTTACGAGTGGAACACTGGGGGGCTACTCACAAGAATTGAG GGTGTGAGAGCATTCCTTCCTAAATTTGAGCTCGTCGACAGGATAAGTTCATTTACAGACTTGAAAAACAAA ATCGGTTGCAGCATTCGTGTGTGCATTGCAAGGCTCGATGAAGAAACTAACGACCTGATAATTAGTGAGAAGAAAGCATGG GAAATGACTTATCTTAAAGAAGGAACCCTCCTACAAGGGACTGTTCGCAAGATTTTTCCATATGGTGCACAAGTTAGGATTGCTGGGACAAACAGAAG TGGCTTACTTCACATATCGAATATTAGTCGAGGCAATGTTTTGTCAGTAAGTGACGTCCTGAAGATAGATGATGAGGTGAAAGTTGTCGTGATCAAGTCAAATGTCCCTGACAAAATTGCACTGAG AAAGTGTTCTCAGAAGCTGAGGAAATGGCAAAGAGGTACAGGGAGCAGCTTCCAGTTCTCTCTCAGAACCCTACATTAG
- the LOC136450078 gene encoding cytokinin riboside 5'-monophosphate phosphoribohydrolase LOG isoform X2, whose translation MAMDAAVAEKSGGRAGATGVAAAAQAGMNGGERRSRFQRICVYCGSAKGRKASYQDAAVELGKELVERGIDLVYGGGSIGLMGLVSHAVHDGGRHVIGVIPKSLMPREVTGEPVGEVRAVSGMHERKAEMARFADAFIALPGGYGTLEELLEVITWAQLGIHKKPVGLLNVDGFYDPLLSFIDMAVNEGFIKEDARCIIISAPTAKELVLKLEEYVPEYEVGLVWEDQMPAAAAAHGFAPELEPGIASS comes from the exons ATGGCAATGGACGCGGCTGTGGCCGAGAAGAGCGGCGGCAGAGCCGGAGCGACCGGGGTCGCGGCTGCCGCGCAGGCAGGGATGAACGGCGGCGAGAGGCGGTCCCGATTCCAGCGCATCTGCGTGTACTGCGGCAGCGCCAAGGGCCGGAAGGCCAGCTACCAggacgccgccgtcgagctcggcaAGGAGCTG GTGGAGAGGGGCATAGACCTGGTCTACGGGGGAGGTTCCATCGGCCTCATGGGGCTGGTCTCTCATGCAGTTCATGATGGAGGGCGCCATGTGATTGG GGTCATCCCAAAATCCTTGATGCCCAGAGAG GTAACTGGTGAGCCTGTTGGGGAAGTAAGGGCGGTCTCCGGCATGCATGAGAGGAAGGCTGAGATGGCTCGCTTTGCTGACGCCTTCATAGCATTGCCTG GCGGCTATGGAACTCTGGAAGAGCTGCTTGAGGTCATCACCTGGGCGCAACTAGGAATCCATAAGAAGCCG GTTGGGCTTCTGAACGTGGATGGGTTCTACGACCCGTTGCTATCCTTCATCGACATGGCTGTGAACGAAGGGTTCATCAAGGAGGACGCTCGGTGCATCATCATCTCAGCTCCTACGGCGAAGGAGCTTGTTCTGAAGCTTGAG GAGTATGTTCCGGAGTACGAGGTCGGTTTGGTGTGGGAGGATCAGATGCCGGCTGCTGCCGCTGCGCACGGGTTCGCCCCGGAGCTGGAGCCCGGGATCGCCTCCTCCTGA